From Neorhodopirellula lusitana, a single genomic window includes:
- a CDS encoding HAD-IIB family hydrolase translates to MPAPEAKSYQSRVLATDLDGTFIPLDGDGTAEAALATIAAQITTSQGIAAQDTAAQNNVAHAAGEQIAGQSGSPPIALASIPLAFVTGRHLESVYDAIVSHGLPKPGWILCDVGTSIYQRKAEIEAHVGGQTDVTKLASEYERVNEYDDQLDSIVGETDVEALRSTIAGFEHFRIQEPFKQGPHKLSYYVPAERLEFCRDRVQQYLDSERLPYSVIASVDPFNNDGLVDLLPLGVSKAFALDWWCRSSGYHQEEVVFCGDSGNDTAALVAGYRAVVVGNAKRSLAAEIHATHQKNGWHDRLYLASATSTGGVLEGMKWFGLQPNVADPTHWGATPLGHRRTRFSLYAPAHEQAWVILQPDEANPHPRRLEMERSDCGQHTLTADECPVGTRYLYEVGRLPTNSVGHSPTVLPDPASRFQPEGVHGPSQIVGRNFPWQHDTNTCVIQRNDLIIYELHVGAFTKDGNYASAAERLDELKQLGITAIELMPIAECPGRWNWGYDATHWFAPMHRYGSPDDLRRFVDAAHSKGILVFADVVYNHFGPEGNYWSQLGDYLSEKHHTPWGAAPNFDEGSSSTWIRRLVIDNAIEWLDAYHLDGLRVDAIHCMADDSEDHITQQFGREVNQWASDANRRVWLIAESNVYDQDMTASLDAGGTGFDAQWCDDFAHSLFAVVRPGERLTVRTYEPGSDLAQTLRRGFVFQGDVRGDRGREEVSKDADGTTSEVARVDSSGMIYCIQNHDFIGNHPTGKRFHQLTSLQAQAAAAATLILSPAIPMLFMGEEFACENPFAFFVDFGDNELREAVVAGRKREYPQHDWSDGVLPIDAQAFESARIGAAENGDASMLEWYRALIAMRKEAVASGVLHTDRVEVRADATNGIYLMRYQHQSQALTVLCRLGTTEQVDATIPLSTIVQAKLAQPSGLDPSANSTLINTLSGPPRLDSLLAVGQTATSQEIALNQTLVWFD, encoded by the coding sequence ATGCCTGCTCCTGAAGCCAAATCTTATCAATCTCGTGTCCTTGCGACCGACCTAGACGGAACATTCATTCCACTCGATGGAGACGGCACCGCGGAAGCGGCACTCGCCACGATCGCGGCACAAATCACGACGTCACAAGGTATTGCTGCCCAAGATACTGCTGCACAAAATAACGTTGCACATGCTGCAGGTGAGCAAATCGCAGGCCAAAGCGGTTCGCCACCGATCGCATTGGCCTCGATTCCCCTGGCCTTCGTGACCGGACGTCATCTCGAATCGGTTTACGATGCGATCGTTAGCCACGGTCTGCCGAAACCAGGCTGGATTTTGTGCGATGTCGGGACCAGTATTTATCAGCGGAAAGCGGAAATAGAGGCTCATGTTGGTGGCCAAACGGACGTGACAAAGTTGGCGTCCGAATATGAACGTGTGAACGAATATGACGATCAGCTCGATTCGATCGTCGGCGAGACGGACGTCGAAGCTCTTCGCAGCACAATTGCCGGGTTCGAGCACTTCCGAATCCAAGAGCCCTTCAAGCAGGGACCGCATAAGCTCAGCTACTACGTGCCTGCGGAACGCTTAGAGTTTTGCCGAGATCGCGTTCAGCAATATCTCGACAGCGAACGTTTGCCGTACAGCGTGATCGCCAGCGTCGATCCGTTCAACAACGATGGCTTAGTCGACTTGTTGCCACTGGGCGTGTCGAAAGCTTTCGCACTGGATTGGTGGTGTCGCTCAAGCGGATATCATCAAGAGGAAGTGGTTTTCTGTGGCGATTCGGGAAACGATACTGCTGCACTGGTCGCCGGATACCGCGCCGTCGTTGTGGGGAATGCGAAGCGAAGTCTGGCCGCCGAAATTCACGCCACGCACCAGAAAAATGGATGGCACGATCGACTGTACCTCGCTTCGGCGACTAGCACCGGTGGTGTGCTGGAGGGGATGAAGTGGTTTGGCCTGCAGCCAAATGTTGCGGATCCCACGCACTGGGGTGCCACGCCGTTGGGACATCGTCGCACTCGCTTTTCCCTCTACGCTCCGGCGCACGAACAGGCTTGGGTGATCCTTCAACCTGATGAGGCGAACCCGCACCCGCGTCGACTGGAAATGGAGCGATCCGACTGCGGCCAGCACACGCTGACGGCGGATGAGTGCCCAGTCGGCACTCGCTATTTGTACGAAGTTGGTCGCTTACCGACCAATTCGGTTGGTCATTCACCAACCGTGTTGCCTGATCCCGCGTCAAGATTCCAGCCCGAAGGTGTGCACGGTCCCTCACAAATCGTCGGTCGAAATTTTCCATGGCAGCACGATACAAACACTTGCGTCATACAACGCAATGATTTGATTATCTACGAACTGCATGTGGGTGCGTTTACGAAGGATGGCAACTATGCATCCGCCGCTGAACGACTCGATGAACTGAAACAACTTGGCATTACCGCCATCGAGCTGATGCCGATCGCTGAATGCCCCGGTCGCTGGAATTGGGGTTACGACGCAACGCACTGGTTCGCGCCCATGCATCGATATGGCTCGCCGGATGATCTGCGTCGGTTTGTTGACGCGGCACACTCCAAAGGCATTCTGGTGTTTGCCGATGTGGTCTACAACCACTTTGGACCGGAGGGGAACTACTGGTCGCAGCTCGGCGATTACCTTTCGGAAAAACACCACACACCTTGGGGAGCCGCCCCGAACTTCGACGAAGGAAGTTCCAGCACATGGATTCGGCGGTTGGTGATTGACAATGCGATCGAATGGCTCGATGCGTATCATCTGGATGGCTTGCGAGTGGATGCGATTCACTGCATGGCCGATGATTCCGAAGACCATATCACGCAGCAGTTTGGGCGAGAGGTCAACCAGTGGGCGTCCGATGCGAACCGCCGCGTTTGGTTAATCGCCGAATCGAACGTGTATGACCAAGACATGACTGCGAGTCTGGATGCCGGCGGTACAGGGTTTGACGCACAGTGGTGTGACGACTTTGCGCACTCGCTATTTGCAGTCGTGCGGCCTGGTGAGCGGTTGACGGTGCGAACTTACGAGCCAGGCAGCGACTTAGCACAAACGCTTCGTCGTGGGTTCGTCTTCCAAGGGGATGTGCGCGGGGACCGAGGCCGCGAGGAAGTGAGCAAGGATGCGGACGGAACGACCTCCGAAGTTGCTCGGGTGGATTCATCCGGAATGATCTACTGCATTCAAAACCATGACTTCATTGGAAACCATCCAACCGGGAAACGTTTTCACCAACTGACGTCACTGCAAGCTCAAGCCGCAGCGGCAGCCACGCTGATCCTGTCGCCTGCCATCCCGATGCTTTTCATGGGCGAGGAGTTCGCTTGCGAAAACCCTTTCGCGTTCTTTGTCGACTTCGGTGACAACGAACTTCGCGAAGCTGTGGTTGCTGGACGAAAGCGAGAGTATCCCCAACACGATTGGTCCGATGGTGTCCTGCCAATCGACGCTCAGGCATTTGAGTCGGCTAGGATCGGTGCCGCTGAAAACGGGGACGCGTCGATGCTCGAATGGTATCGAGCCCTGATTGCAATGCGAAAAGAGGCTGTTGCCAGTGGCGTTCTTCACACGGATCGCGTTGAAGTTCGTGCTGATGCCACCAACGGAATCTATCTGATGCGGTATCAGCATCAATCCCAAGCACTGACCGTACTATGCCGACTTGGCACGACGGAACAGGTTGATGCAACCATACCGCTTTCAACGATTGTGCAGGCCAAACTTGCGCAACCGTCGGGGCTTGATCCGTCTGCCAATTCCACTCTGATCAACACGCTGTCTGGGCCTCCGCGATTGGATAGCTTGTTAGCAGTGGGGCAGACCGCAACGTCACAAGAAATCGCTTTGAACCAGACATTGGTTTGGTTTGATTGA
- a CDS encoding PfkB family carbohydrate kinase: MPHHAPTTNIASQQENNSDHDSDCQGFVVVVGEVLWDCFENQSTLGGAPLNVAWNLAGLGLKPLFVSAVGDDALGKEIIQRMTDFGMSIDGVAVLPGVKTGTVQVTLDNGEPHYDIVSDVAWDQIPLASKRTVLADDGTSQTLLDMIVGRAKAAHDAELPVVFYHGSLALRDYRSRAAIAELRDALQEKSIGAEVFFDVNLRAPHYDQASLDVFRRHASFIKLNLDELGELSCDAQESVGKEANGVQQTATEKTIAAGKSLNATSAVSLKTLLVTLGAEGAMAYQPKAAESCDTDDSPNAVCCNSSSNPLRVKSPPPEKMTDPVGAGDAFAAVVIHGIATKRLMADVLPDAVAFASSVCGLPGATCMDKDFYFLNSNDKKNPATSSSNRTS; this comes from the coding sequence ATGCCCCACCACGCCCCCACAACCAACATCGCGTCCCAGCAAGAAAACAACTCCGACCACGATTCCGACTGCCAGGGCTTCGTTGTGGTGGTTGGTGAGGTGCTGTGGGACTGTTTTGAAAATCAAAGCACTCTGGGCGGCGCTCCTTTGAACGTGGCCTGGAATTTGGCCGGTCTGGGTCTCAAGCCGCTCTTCGTTAGTGCGGTGGGCGACGATGCGTTGGGGAAAGAGATCATTCAGCGAATGACCGATTTCGGCATGTCAATCGATGGTGTCGCAGTTTTACCAGGAGTGAAGACTGGCACGGTACAGGTCACGCTGGATAACGGTGAACCGCACTACGACATTGTTAGCGACGTGGCTTGGGACCAAATTCCCTTAGCGTCGAAACGGACGGTACTTGCGGACGATGGAACGTCACAAACGTTGTTGGATATGATTGTCGGGCGAGCCAAAGCAGCGCACGACGCGGAATTGCCTGTTGTTTTTTATCACGGCTCACTCGCTTTGCGGGATTATCGATCTCGAGCAGCGATTGCCGAACTGCGTGACGCCTTACAAGAGAAGTCGATCGGCGCGGAAGTGTTCTTCGACGTCAATTTGCGGGCTCCTCACTACGACCAAGCATCACTGGACGTGTTCCGCCGCCACGCCTCTTTCATCAAACTGAACCTGGACGAGCTTGGCGAACTGTCGTGCGACGCGCAGGAGTCGGTCGGCAAAGAAGCGAATGGCGTGCAGCAAACAGCGACTGAAAAAACGATCGCGGCTGGCAAGTCACTCAACGCGACGAGTGCCGTCTCCCTCAAAACACTTTTGGTGACATTGGGAGCCGAAGGTGCGATGGCATATCAACCCAAGGCCGCCGAATCATGTGACACCGACGACTCCCCCAATGCCGTCTGCTGTAACAGTTCGTCAAATCCCTTGCGAGTTAAATCGCCACCGCCTGAAAAGATGACCGACCCCGTCGGCGCGGGCGATGCTTTCGCTGCCGTGGTGATTCACGGGATCGCGACCAAGCGTCTGATGGCCGACGTGTTACCCGACGCGGTGGCCTTCGCCAGTAGCGTGTGCGGTCTACCCGGCGCCACTTGCATGGATAAAGACTTCTACTTCCTTAATTCGAATGACAAGAAGAACCCGGCAACGAGTTCTTCCAATCGTACTTCTTAA
- a CDS encoding HAD-IIB family hydrolase, which produces MSLPDRPATSGDGLRITLMSLHGLIRGHDVELGRDADTGGQIKYVLELAQELSQRDEVASVELVTRQIFDDRVGPDYAQVTEQLSDKAKIIRVPFGPKRYLRKEALWPYLESFIDQMLGHYRRTGLPDLIHGHYADAGYAGAQLARLLHVPYAFTGHSLGRVKRERMIASAAKSKNPKTAEDLERKFKFSAREEGEETALETAAMVITSTAQEVEQQYSIYHHYQPDRMEVIPPGVDLTNFYADDPKEPLPPIYDGLTPFLREPDKPIILAMARPDERKNLEMLVRVYGENLKMQEAANLVLVMGSREDIRQLAPSQRKVITNVLHLIDYYDLYGKVAYPKTHRPNDVPDLYRLVARGHGVFVNPAMTEPFGLTLLEAAASGVPIVATNDGGPRDIIANCQNGLLIDPFAPEDIDHAIMRCLSEPEQWQEWSQNGITGTRQHYSWQTHVDRYLRDVREITHQSAPPALSMARSAKRLPEFDRIIMTDLDNTLTGDDDALNEFVELMKTKGQDVGFGIDTGRSLAEAMSLIEELGLPRPDVLSAAVGTELYYGADLTQDRSWRQQIAHHWNLTAVREVLDDMPGLYLQKDKDQTEFKISYRIDPDVIHSVNEIRKRLREAGLRVKVILSLGSFLDVIPLRGGSELSLRHLAYRWGFDADHMLVAGDCGNDEGMLKGATLGVVVGNYSPELEKLRRLPRIYFAEGCHARGLLEGIEYYDFLGHIRIPNDRVEADSSKEDTNAE; this is translated from the coding sequence ATGAGTTTACCCGATCGCCCAGCAACCTCCGGTGACGGCCTACGAATTACCTTAATGAGCCTGCACGGCTTGATCCGCGGACACGACGTGGAACTGGGCCGCGATGCCGACACCGGCGGTCAAATCAAATACGTTCTCGAACTCGCCCAAGAACTATCGCAGCGTGATGAAGTCGCTTCCGTCGAACTGGTGACTCGCCAGATTTTCGATGATCGCGTCGGCCCCGACTATGCCCAAGTCACCGAACAACTCAGTGACAAGGCGAAGATCATTCGCGTCCCATTCGGCCCCAAACGATACCTGCGGAAAGAGGCCCTGTGGCCGTACCTGGAGTCGTTCATCGATCAGATGCTCGGCCATTATCGGCGTACGGGATTGCCGGATTTAATTCACGGTCACTACGCCGACGCGGGATACGCCGGTGCCCAGCTCGCTCGTTTGCTGCACGTGCCTTATGCGTTCACCGGTCACTCGCTAGGCCGTGTCAAACGGGAGCGTATGATCGCGTCGGCAGCGAAATCGAAGAACCCGAAGACGGCCGAGGACCTGGAACGCAAGTTTAAGTTCTCCGCTCGAGAAGAAGGCGAAGAAACGGCGTTAGAAACCGCCGCGATGGTCATCACGTCCACTGCACAGGAAGTCGAACAGCAGTACTCGATCTATCACCACTATCAACCCGACCGGATGGAAGTCATCCCACCTGGCGTGGACCTGACCAACTTCTATGCCGACGATCCCAAAGAGCCTCTGCCACCGATCTACGATGGTTTGACGCCATTCCTGCGGGAACCGGACAAGCCCATCATCTTGGCGATGGCACGACCGGACGAGCGAAAGAACCTTGAGATGCTGGTGCGGGTTTACGGCGAGAACCTGAAGATGCAGGAGGCCGCAAACCTGGTACTGGTGATGGGTTCGCGTGAAGACATTCGACAACTTGCACCGTCGCAGCGAAAGGTGATCACCAACGTCCTGCACCTGATCGACTACTACGACCTGTACGGCAAGGTCGCTTACCCGAAGACGCACCGCCCCAACGATGTCCCCGATCTATACCGATTGGTGGCACGCGGCCATGGTGTGTTCGTCAACCCGGCCATGACGGAGCCGTTCGGATTGACGCTACTGGAAGCTGCGGCGAGTGGCGTGCCGATCGTTGCGACCAACGATGGTGGGCCGCGAGACATCATCGCGAATTGCCAGAACGGTTTGCTGATTGATCCGTTCGCGCCGGAGGACATTGATCACGCAATCATGCGTTGCCTGAGCGAGCCGGAACAGTGGCAAGAGTGGTCCCAAAACGGCATCACGGGCACGCGTCAACATTACAGTTGGCAAACGCACGTGGACCGCTATCTGCGAGACGTCCGTGAGATCACGCATCAGTCTGCTCCACCGGCACTCTCGATGGCCCGATCCGCCAAACGTTTGCCGGAGTTTGATCGGATCATCATGACCGATTTGGACAACACCTTGACCGGTGACGACGACGCGCTCAATGAGTTCGTTGAGCTGATGAAAACGAAGGGCCAGGATGTTGGATTCGGCATCGATACCGGCCGGTCGCTCGCCGAAGCCATGAGCCTGATCGAGGAACTCGGGTTACCCAGGCCGGACGTGCTGTCGGCCGCGGTCGGCACGGAGCTGTATTACGGAGCCGACCTGACACAGGACCGCTCGTGGCGACAACAGATCGCTCACCACTGGAACTTGACCGCCGTGCGCGAGGTACTGGACGACATGCCCGGTTTATACCTCCAAAAAGACAAGGATCAAACTGAATTCAAGATCAGTTATCGGATCGATCCGGACGTGATTCATTCGGTCAACGAAATTCGTAAACGTTTGCGTGAGGCTGGTTTACGGGTGAAGGTAATCTTGTCGCTGGGGTCGTTCCTGGACGTCATCCCGCTACGTGGGGGAAGCGAACTGTCGCTCCGCCACCTAGCATATCGCTGGGGATTCGATGCCGACCACATGTTGGTCGCGGGTGACTGCGGTAACGACGAGGGAATGCTGAAAGGTGCCACCCTTGGCGTCGTCGTCGGCAACTACAGTCCAGAGTTGGAAAAGCTTCGGCGTCTGCCCAGGATCTATTTCGCCGAAGGCTGTCACGCTCGCGGACTGCTGGAGGGGATTGAGTACTATGATTTCTTGGGCCACATCCGAATCCCCAACGATCGAGTCGAGGCCGACTCATCCAAGGAAGACACCAACGCGGAATAG
- a CDS encoding alpha-amylase family glycosyl hydrolase yields MIALKPEAITAAHPNVTLSREDEQAFVALRRMLPTLEAFWEAEDVDQDEIDEVMGRLQKHWPRLFGLLLGLYGTQWDFFYHLEQILMTMVRGWRMRDEPLRVNDRHRINNPDWYQSEKLVGGALYVDLFSENLGKLREQIPYFQKLGLTYLHLMPLFAVRPGNNDGGYAISNYRSVDPRVGTIEDLRQLADDLREANILLVLDFVFNHTADDHYWAQQAQSGNREYEEFYFLFRDRTMPDQYEKTLREIFPTVRRGSFTWHDGMQRWVWTTFNSFQWDLNYRNPDVFNSMLSEMLFIANTGVDLLRLDAVAFIWKQMGTMCENLPEAHKIIQAFNACSRIAAPGLVFKSEAIVHPDEVVRYVSREECQTSYNPTLMALLWESLATRDTKLLRRSLARRHKLPEHTTWVNYLRCHDDIGWTFDDEDAAAVGISAFHHRQFLNEFYTGQFEGSFARGVPFQHNLETGDMRISGTLASLAGLEQAIEADREDLKELAIRRILLLNASMLSVGGIPLIYLGEEWGALNDYDFVKDPAKAGDTRWVHRPKMQWKFLEELGDDGSIRGRIFRSLQKLIEIRKTTPAFAGLEMELMETQSPSLVSYVRANASNRVIVVSNFSEFPQTVDSNRLRTAGMGRFFEDLYTGETITTAKDVHLEPYQFLWLHRV; encoded by the coding sequence ATGATCGCACTGAAACCGGAAGCCATCACCGCTGCTCATCCCAACGTCACGCTATCGCGTGAAGACGAGCAGGCGTTCGTTGCGCTACGGCGGATGCTGCCGACACTTGAAGCGTTCTGGGAAGCGGAGGATGTCGACCAGGACGAGATCGACGAGGTCATGGGCAGGCTCCAAAAGCACTGGCCGCGACTGTTCGGCTTGCTGTTAGGTCTGTACGGGACCCAGTGGGATTTCTTTTATCATCTGGAACAGATCCTGATGACGATGGTCCGCGGATGGCGAATGCGAGACGAACCGCTACGCGTCAACGACCGACATCGGATCAACAACCCCGATTGGTACCAGAGCGAAAAGCTGGTCGGTGGGGCGTTGTACGTCGACTTGTTCAGCGAGAACCTGGGGAAGCTTCGCGAGCAGATTCCGTACTTCCAAAAACTGGGACTGACCTACCTGCACCTGATGCCGCTGTTCGCCGTCCGTCCCGGCAACAACGACGGCGGCTACGCGATCAGCAATTATCGCAGCGTCGATCCGAGAGTCGGAACGATCGAGGACCTGCGTCAGCTTGCCGATGACTTGCGAGAAGCGAACATTTTGCTGGTGCTTGATTTCGTATTCAACCACACCGCGGACGATCACTATTGGGCTCAACAAGCTCAATCGGGTAACCGCGAGTATGAGGAGTTCTATTTCCTGTTTCGTGACCGCACGATGCCGGATCAATACGAAAAGACGCTACGAGAAATCTTCCCGACGGTTCGCCGCGGCAGCTTCACCTGGCATGACGGGATGCAGCGTTGGGTGTGGACGACGTTCAACAGTTTCCAGTGGGATTTGAACTACCGCAATCCGGACGTGTTCAACTCGATGCTTTCAGAAATGCTGTTCATCGCCAACACCGGCGTGGACCTGTTGAGACTCGATGCGGTCGCGTTCATCTGGAAACAGATGGGAACGATGTGCGAAAACCTGCCCGAGGCGCACAAGATCATCCAAGCCTTCAACGCCTGCTCGCGAATTGCTGCACCAGGGCTCGTGTTCAAAAGCGAAGCGATCGTACATCCGGACGAGGTTGTTCGTTACGTCAGTCGGGAGGAATGCCAGACGTCTTACAACCCGACCTTGATGGCGTTGCTTTGGGAATCCCTAGCGACAAGAGACACCAAGCTACTGCGTCGCTCGCTAGCCCGACGCCACAAGCTTCCCGAACACACGACGTGGGTCAATTACCTGCGTTGCCACGACGACATCGGTTGGACGTTCGATGATGAAGACGCCGCGGCGGTTGGCATCAGCGCGTTCCACCACCGTCAATTTCTAAACGAGTTCTACACGGGCCAGTTTGAAGGGTCGTTCGCCCGAGGTGTGCCCTTCCAACACAACCTGGAAACCGGCGACATGCGGATCAGTGGCACGCTGGCATCGCTGGCCGGACTGGAGCAAGCGATCGAGGCGGACCGCGAAGACTTGAAAGAGCTTGCAATTCGTCGCATTCTTTTGCTGAACGCGTCCATGTTGAGTGTCGGCGGAATCCCACTGATTTACCTAGGTGAAGAATGGGGAGCACTCAACGATTATGACTTTGTCAAAGACCCTGCCAAAGCCGGTGACACTCGCTGGGTCCATCGCCCCAAGATGCAATGGAAGTTCTTGGAAGAACTGGGCGACGATGGTTCAATCCGAGGACGCATTTTTCGGTCGCTGCAAAAACTGATCGAAATCCGCAAGACGACTCCAGCCTTCGCTGGCTTGGAAATGGAGCTGATGGAAACGCAAAGTCCTTCACTGGTTTCCTACGTCCGAGCGAACGCTTCGAACCGCGTCATTGTGGTGTCCAACTTCAGCGAGTTCCCACAAACGGTCGATTCAAATCGTTTGCGAACCGCTGGTATGGGCCGCTTCTTCGAAGATCTCTACACCGGCGAAACGATCACGACAGCGAAAGACGTCCATTTGGAACCCTATCAGTTCCTGTGGCTGCACCGGGTTTAG